The Fusarium keratoplasticum isolate Fu6.1 chromosome 4, whole genome shotgun sequence genome contains the following window.
GCTGTAGACTGTCAGTTAAAGGTATGATGGAGAGGGATGGGGGAAGCTTACGCTCCAATGTCGTTCACGACGACGGCGATGCGAAGACCATGTTCACTGCGGAGGATGTGCTTGAGGAGAGTCGTCTTTCCAGAGCCCTAGAGTACAGTCAGAGGAGGACAAACAATCgaaggacgagaagagaagcaTACCAAGAAACCGGAGAGAAGTGTCACAGGCAAAGCCTTGGGGGGGATGCCAGGCTTCTTTGcgctcttgctcttggagcTCTTCTTGACGCGATTCTTGGCCATTTTGACGAGATGTTGTGCGTGTGCTCTGGAAAAGATCACAACGAGATTGCTGTCGCAGGTGAAAAaaaaggtgaagaagagaagattGAATTGTTCGCTGGCTAAATATGAGATGCCTCTCGCTGCACCTCTGTCTGTTGAGTCGTGCCCATCAAGGTGCCCACGCATTCACTCGTTTTCCATCGTAACTGCCCTCAAACTCGCCTCTCTCTTACCTGCTATCTTATCTATTCAAACGAACAATATCAAGTACAACACGGCCGAGTCCAAAAAACTCATCAGGGTGGTTTGTCCCCAGGCCATCAGGGTGACGCTACCCCGGCTGCAGGTCCCTTGATGACAATTTCACCTCTACCATTGGCTGCTGTCTGCAAGCACAAAGGAACTGTGGGTTTAATCTAGCACTAAAGGAGTTTGGGGCGTCATGCACGTCTGTGAAAGATGCAGAGCCGCTCGTCGTGTTGAACGCCATGTCGTTGAACCATCTTTGCCGAGTCGCCCCCCATCGTCAGATTTCGGAGGCGAGCGACTCTGCAAGCATCAGGTCATCTTCCAGGATAACAATTGAGACATGGTAATTTATAGCTGCTCGGATTATTTATTACCAACATCTAGAaattgtgtgtgtgtgtgtgtgtgtgtgtgtgtgtgtagCCCTCGCCAGCTCCCAGATTCCCGAGAAATGCCATCGTCAATCGTTATCATACTGCCTACTGTCTCTATCTCCCCGACAGGAACCTTGATGTCCCGCTCAGTAATATCCATTGTCTGACAAGACGAGAATGACGCCATGCAATGAGACCTAACGACAAAGGGCCTTGGGTCGTCTGGTTTTGAATACTTTCCTCGTTCCCTTTTTCTTTCTGCTCCATGCTCCCTCACGACGGAATGCACGCCACACCCAAGTGCTGGAAAACAACGTCATGTTTCtgaaagaaacaagagaTTAGCCGTGCTCTGTTGCACTGATCCAAAGCTCAACTTACGAGTACCCCAAAGAGCCCAACAATCGTTCCCTGCGTTGGTCGTAACCTATTGGTGGAAATGTCGTCCTCTGATATAACCGAGCCAAAGTTCGGTGGGATCTGCATGCTTCTTCCATAATTTGTATGGAACTATCTTTGTCATCGATTGCCTCTTCAACGTCCAATGGTCAATATACACTTACAGTCAAGCCGAATGGAAAGAAAGGGTCCTGAAACAAGGTGTCGACGCCATTTATTCTCTCCCCATTGGGAGAGTCGATGAAAACTTGGTAGCGATGACGCTTATAGGTGCCTGTTACTGGATCTGCTTCTGGGACCTGGCCAACAATCAAGGATTTGAGGCCTTCTTCCTGGCTGCTGTAGTGAAACTCGAGGGCCCAGATGTGAAAGTTGTCGGCGTGTATACCGAGATCAGAACGGTCGACAATCCAGACGGCGATTTCTGTGAGATATGGAAGAAGCCTGCCGTCGTTCCCCCCAAATAGACACATCGAATAGGGCATATGACCCATCAGGCGGGGAAGGCGCTGGCTTTGTACGGGCATGAGCTGCAATGTAGGGTCTGGGAGCTCAGGGTACCAGAGGGCAGACTCCCCCGACACAGTCTTTCTCTGCTCCATGCCCTTCTGAAGGCTGTGCACAGCTATCGATACCATTTTCAGAGCCTGCGTTGTCAATAATGGTCTCCAATGGATAGAGAGGAACTCACATCAAACCCTCCTTTGACAGCCTGCACTTGGCCATTGCACGTAATAGACTTTTTCGGGACACCCTCGTGATCTCCATTCCAGCGTGATGAGACTCCCTGGGTTGATATCATGCGAAGTCCACGGATACCTTGATTGTCTATTGCCACATGAAACCCCACAAAGGGGTCAGACGGCTCCAAAGGCGAATCCCAAGTAAAGGCGACCTCGTGCTCGGGGTGACGATATCCAAGCTGAACGGATTTCGCGTCTGGTTGGGAAATTCGGAGGCCAGAAACATATCTCTTCCCGTTGAGCATTATCAATGACGCCCAGACCTTGGATATTTGACCCGAGATGGTGACTGTTGCATCACTCAGCGACCGACAACCTACAGAGAAGATGGACGTGCCTGGAGAAACCCGGGATTCTGCCGTGTGCCATTCTTTATCCTCGTTTGCCCCGTCGGGATGGAAAAAGGACTTGCAGAGAGATCCATGGCAAACAGGCGACTCAAGTCTCAACATAACCCAGTCTCTGAGCTGACAGGCCAGATTCCAGATACGCCGCCTATTCTTGACCGATGGGTAGTTCCATAACAACTGAACTCGGTCGTAAATGTTTATCCATAGGGAGCCTGCATCTCGAAAAGCAGGCTTTGCGAAAATGTGCTCGCATTCCCGGCCGGGCCAGAACCTTGAAAACCAAAACATCTCTGGGAGCCCAAGGTTGACCATGGCTCTGGAAGCAAGCCGAAGATTCGCAACGCTTCTCGAGTCTAGACGGAAAAGgatatcgagga
Protein-coding sequences here:
- a CDS encoding F-box domain-containing protein, yielding MPITELSCFVCGASIEHSDYRPGWMARFRALYTVLENWDAARVSGVGERHQFEDVIPLDQSVDVDVSESTMDDGSVQIHLMKSEFGEKYPPDPPLIPKPLWGFPLHDPCWDLLCSTDARFQEPRTVQALFDLCMSHPTQNGVLNWGHNYGGLVGYDVDVEKLLPGEEVKLRGPDRVERSHQSNPMDLPMCITGSCDWLYIQAKGGSFRRYNADKDPKFCNPIEGDPFGRLAPELLLDILFRLDSRSVANLRLASRAMVNLGLPEMFWFSRFWPGRECEHIFAKPAFRDAGSLWINIYDRVQLLWNYPSVKNRRRIWNLACQLRDWVMLRLESPVCHGSLCKSFFHPDGANEDKEWHTAESRVSPGTSIFSVGCRSLSDATVTISGQISKVWASLIMLNGKRYVSGLRISQPDAKSVQLGYRHPEHEVAFTWDSPLEPSDPFVGFHVAIDNQGIRGLRMISTQGVSSRWNGDHEGVPKKSITCNGQVQAVKGGFDALKMVSIAVHSLQKGMEQRKTVSGESALWYPELPDPTLQLMPVQSQRLPRLMGHMPYSMCLFGGNDGRLLPYLTEIAVWIVDRSDLGIHADNFHIWALEFHYSSQEEGLKSLIVGQVPEADPVTGTYKRHRYQVFIDSPNGERINGVDTLFQDPFFPFGLTFHTNYGRSMQIPPNFGSVISEDDISTNRLRPTQGTIVGLFGVLKHDVVFQHLGVACIPS